One stretch of Podospora bellae-mahoneyi strain CBS 112042 chromosome 2, whole genome shotgun sequence DNA includes these proteins:
- a CDS encoding hypothetical protein (EggNog:ENOG503NY3N; COG:S), protein MTIPQTKVSTATSVAIRALSYFFLRWALAPPFPALIFALFAVYLPSFVSGYLHEPKQELVDQVDVTVTDIPIEVEVPENGRRNRGTEKLVAEQLVVEETLTIEDRPLNPLKTLLSGAPNPRSLLLSATTLLINAICVGMVADRLFTERYHTGDDLSFARLGFVSEHEAKLLIREPDQSKMPVTVEVHIKDPVAPFDNPLWQSAGGIKFTTNETDYTAVVPIPLRNSKMRTYQWRTSNNHTGEFTTPPPVGHAEEATTGPFTFLSTSCIVSRLPYSPFDHPLAIPGFRYLAKVLPTLNAQFMLFLGDFIYADVPRYWGSSKSDYRQKYRQVYASPDWPSVGQNLSWIHTLDDHEIANDWSANSTGVYKAAFDPFEHYQAAANPPPARRAGGIAARKSATYYSFTQGPASFFLLDTRTFRSDNHLPDRAEQQKTMLGPEQLEDFLAWLKKPEPKGVKWKIVASSVPFTKNWPVNTQDTWGGFLTERRKVLEAMWDVSRRGVGVVVLSGDRHEFAATKFPPPVPVLVEGEGEGEVHVEGRAWPEEATVWEFSASPLSQFYSPVGTYRERDGEDVMVKYIHKGNSKFGAITIENLEGGDQSSLKYRLFVDGEEVWNTVLLSPKGDQAPARGSFWSKLIGA, encoded by the exons ATGACGATACCACAAACGAAAGTCTCGACAGCGACATCGGTCGCTATCAGGGCACTCAGTTACTTCTTTTTACGATGG GCTCTTGCTCCT CCATTTCCCGCCCTTATCTTTGCGTTATTCGCTGTCTACCTGCCGTCATTTGTGTCGGGATATCTGCATGAGCCAAAGCAGGAACTAGTTGATCAAGTTGATGTCACAGTAACGGACATTCCAatcgaggttgaggtcccCGAGAATGGCAGGAGAAACCGCGGGACCGAAAAGCTGGTGGCCGAACagctggttgttgaggagaccCTCACGATCGAAGACagacccctgaaccccttaAAGACACTGCTCTCTGGTGCTCCCAACCCGCGGAGTTTGCTTCTGTCAGCTACCACGCTTCTCATCAACGCTATCTGCGTCGGCATGGTCGCTGACCGTCTGTTCACCGAACGCTATCACACTGGCGATGACCTCTCTTTTGCCAGACTCGGCTTTGTCTCTGAACATGAGGCCAAGCTTCTCATTAGAGAGCCAGACCAGTCCAAGATGCCCGTCACCGTCGAAGTACACATCAAGGACCCGGTGGCGCCTTTTGACAACCCCCTGTGGCAGAGCGCTGGTGGTATCAagttcaccaccaacgaaACCGACTACACCGCCGTtgttcccatcccccttcgGAACTCCAAGATGCGCACCTACCAATGGCGCACCTCGAATAACCACACCGGAGAgttcaccacccctcctcccgtcgGCCACGCTGAAGaggccaccaccggccccttcaccttcctctccacctcctgcaTCGTCTCCCGACTCCCTTACTCACCGTTTGACCACCCCTTGGCCATCCCAGGCTTCCGCTACCTCGCCAAggtcctccccaccctcaacgCGCAATTCATGCTCTTCCTGGGAGATTTCATCTACGCCGACGTGCCCCGCTACTGGGGAAGTTCAAAGTCTGACTACAGGCAAAAATACCGCCAGGTCTACGCCTCGCCCGACTGGCCTTCTGTCGGTCAAAACCTCAGCTGGATTCACACCCTCGACGACCACGAAATCGCCAACGACTGGTCCGCCAACTCTACAGGCGTCTACAAGGCGGCTTTTGACCCCTTTGAGCACTACCAAGCAGCtgccaaccctcccccggCACGCAGAGCAGGCGGCATCGCCGCTCGCAAATCGGCGACGTACTACTCCTTCACCCAAGGCCCGGCGAGCTTTTTCCTGCTGGACACGAGGACGTTCCGGTCGGATAATCATCTTCCTGATAGAGCCGAGCAACAAAAGACTATGCTTGGCCCTGAGCAGCTGGAGGACTTTTTGGCGTGGCTCAAGAAACCTGAGCCGAAAGGGGTCAAGTGGAAGATTGTGGCCAGCTCGGTGCCGTTTACGAAGAACTGGCCGGTTAACACTCAGGATACGTGGGGTGGGTTTTtgacggagaggaggaaggtgctgGAGGCGATGTGGGATGtttcgaggaggggggtgggggttgtggtgctTAGTGGGGATAGGCACGAGTTTGCTGCGACCAAGTTCCCGCCGCCGGTTCCcgtgctggtggagggagagggagagggggaagtccatgtggaggggagggcgtggCCGGAGGAGGCGACGGTGTGGGAGTTTTCGGCTAGTCCGTTGAGTCAGTTTTATAGTCCGGTTGGGACTTAtagggagagggatggggaggatgtgatgGTCAA GTATATTCATAAGGGAAACTCCAAGTTTGGAGCGATCACTATTGAGAATTTGGAGGGCGGTGATCAGAGCAGCTTGAAGTATAGGTTGTTTgtggacggggaggaggtgtggAACACGGTGCTTCTGTCGCCGAAGGGGGACCAGGCTCCGGCGAGGGGGTCGTTTTGGAGTAAGTTGATTGGTGCTTAG
- the CBS1 gene encoding Cytochrome B translational activator protein cbs1, mitochondrial (COG:E; EggNog:ENOG503NX3Q) → MLGSDGHESNYDWDFIQHYVKEDKRDRSVTQDQHYWGAEIASNPPTVSYNEVMNSDQGVADLTAKIQKYGFSFISSTPSHDPDLTRQVLERIAFIRLTHYGGFYDFIPDLAMADTAYTNLALPAHTDNTYFTDPSGLQAFHLLSHTPPPGVSAETVQGGASLLVDGFNAAKVLKKEDPKAYEILTQVRLPWHASGNAGITITPDRLYPVLEVVDGELGRVRWNNDDRGVVPFGEGYTPEEWYGAARKWDEMLRRRESEYWVQLTPGRVLVFDNWRVMHGRSAFEGIRRICGAYINRDDWISRWRNTNFDRKKVLDSVIG, encoded by the exons atgTTAGGGTCCGACGGCCATGAGAGCAACTATGACTGGGACTTCATCCAGCACTACGTgaaggaggacaagagggACAGAAGCGTCACCCAGGA CCAGCACTACTGGGGCGCGGAAATAGcctccaacccacccaccgTCTCCTACAACGAAGTGATGAACTCTGACCAAGGCGTGGCCGACCTCACAGCAAAGATC CAAAAATAtggcttctccttcatctcctccaccccttcccacgaCCCGGACCTAACCCGCCAGGTCCTTGAGCGCATCGCCTTCATCCGCCTGACCCACTACGGCGGCTTCTACGACTTCATCCCCGACCTCGCCATGGCCGACACGGCCtacaccaacctcgccctccccgcccACACGGACAACACTTACTTCACCGATCCCTCCGGCCTCCAAGCgttccacctcctctctcacacccctcccccgggTGTTTCTGCCGAGACCGTCCAGGGCGGTGCTTCCTTGTTGGTGGACGGTTTCAACGCCGCCAAGGTGTTGAAAAAGGAGGACCCAAAGGCGTACGAGATTTTGACCCAAGTCCGGCTGCCCTGGCATGCGAGCGGGAACGCGGGGATTACGATCACCCCGGATAGGTTGTATCCcgtgttggaggtggtggatggggagctagggagggtgaggtggaatAATGATGATAGGGGGGTTGTGccgtttggggaggggtatACTCCCGAGGAGTGGTAtggggcggcgaggaagtgGGATGAgatgctgaggaggagggagagtgAGTATTGGGTGCAGTTGACGCCGGGGAGGGTGCTTG TGTTTGACAACTGGAGGGTTATGCATGGGAGGAGTGCGTTTGAGGGGATTAGGAGGATTTGTGGGGCTTATA TCAACAGAGACGATTGGATCTCGAGATGGAGAAACA